In Bacteroidota bacterium, the genomic window TTTATCAGGGCGCAAAAGTAGTTTTTGCTGATATTGATACAAGTACCTTCAATATTAATACCGACGATCTAAAAAAGAAAATAACAAATAAAACTAAAGCTATAATACCTGTGCATCTGTTCGGACTGTGTTCTGAAATGGATAAAATTCTGGAAATTGCAGGTGATATACCAATAATTGAAGATGCCGCCTGCGCATCCGGAGCTTCGTATAAAGGTAAATCCGCGGGAAGTATGGGAAATTTAGGATGTTTCTCATTTCACCCGAGAAAATCTGTAACAACAGGTGAAGGCGGTATGGTTACAACAAATAATGATTCACTTGCCGATAAACTACGAAAATTAAGAAATCATGGAGCTTCAAGCTCAGAAGAAGAAAGATACAATGGACCAAAGCCTTATCTTATGCCTGATTTTAATCTTTTAGGATTTAACTACAGAATGACCGATATACAGGCTGCGATTGGTATAGTTCAGTTAAAAAAACTGGATAAATTTATAGATGAAAGGGCAAGGTGGGCTGAATTTTATATTGAAAAGCTTTCTGCTATAGATTGGATAAGTACTCCTTCATTTTCAAACGATTATAAACACGGCTGGCAGTCTTTTGTTATAATGGTAGATGAGAACAAATCTCCCGTTACCAGAAACAAAATAATGGAATATTTGCAAGATAATGGAATTTCCACCAGACCCGGTACACATGCAGTACATATGCTGAACTATTATTCAAAACTATACGGGATTAAACCTGAAGATTACCCTAATGCAAAAAAAGCAAACGATTGCTCAATTGCACTGCCACTTCACAACAAAATGACTGAATTGGATTACGAATACACTATCCACCATTTAAACAAGGTTAACAATTCACGATTTTAAAATCTAATTTACAAACCATTACTTTCAAATAACTTATTTCAATTAAATTGCAGCAGTTTTTGGTACTGCTGCAATTTCGAAATATCTTATTATAATTTAATTAAAAAATATTGAAATTCATTGAAAAATCAAATTTTTTGGCTTTTTTTAGCCCTTCTACTATATTGAAATTGAGGCTATTTCTATGTATATTTAATATTCCTTTTTATCGCAATTTTTTATATCTGTGATAGAACTGGCGGAGCTATAGGTTTTGCTCTACGGTATTGTAAAAACAATAAAATAGTGTCGTAAATAATTGCAATTTTACATTGCGATATAAAAATATTTTATGCCAATAAAAATTTTAAGATTTTCAATAGTATTTGTAATAGTTTTCTTTACTTTTTCTAATGCATCCTTTTCCCAGGATACAACTTTAGTGATAGGAAACAAAGTTTTAAAGCAAAAAATTAATTACTATGATTTCTCAGACCCTACTAAGATAAATTTCGAAGTCACAGTCTGGGGTAGTTTTAAATCACCCGGTAAATACATTGTACCCGAGGGTTCAACTTTGATAGATTTAATAACTTTTGCAGGTCTGCCGCTTTACAGTGAATTGCTTGAAGATGTAACCCTTTTGAAAGCAAAAAATATTTCATCAAAATATGAATCTGCTAAGGTTTTGAAATATAATTTTAAGAAATTTTTTGATAAAAATACATCTAATTTTAATATTGATAATCCTTTATTAGGTCCGGGAGATATAATAGTAATCCCTCTGGAAGTTGAAAAAAGTTTCTGGGATTACTTTAAAGATGGATTAATAATAATCGGACCGATAGCTTCAATACTTTCGGTTATTATTGCATTAAATAATAACAAGTAACAATTAAAATATTAAATGGATAATTCTAATAATAATACAAACGAGAAAATAAATTCCACCTTAGACAGCGAAAATTCTGAAGAGGTAAGGAGGTATTTATTCATTCTTTTACAGAATAAGTATCTGATTATTTCTCTTATTGTAGTGGGTTTTTTAACAACTTTTCTTTATTCTAAAAACTTAAGAGACATATATGAATCTAAAGTCACGATTAAAATAGAAAAGCCGCAAGGAAACGTTTTAGATGAATTCAGAATGCAGGAATTCGGTCAGGAGAAAACATACATTTCTAATCAGATTGCTTTAATTAAAAGCTATATTGTTAGAAACATGGCTGCTCAGAGCCTGCTTGATACCCTAAGAAAAGAAAAAGTTTACAAATCTTTCAGCCATCTTGTAAGATATAAAGAAAAAGATACAATTGTAATCAATGAACTGGCACTTCGTGAACTTCTCTCAAAAATTGTAGATGTTACAAACCCAAAAGGTGTAGATAATCTTGAAATATCTGTAAAAGGGAGCTATTTCAAAGAAAATCAGTTAATAGCTTATACCATGGCAAACTCATATATACAGTACAATCTGGATATGAGCAGAGCACAGTTAACATCAATAAGAAAACTTTTAGAAGAAGAGAAAAAGAAAAAATTTGACGAACTATCCTTAGCTGAAGGCAATCTTGAAGATTACGAAAAACGTACCGGTATTGTAAGCATGGAGCAAAATGTAACTAATCTTATCTCAAATTCTTCCGAGCTTCAGGCATTAAAGAATTCAACCGATATAGAAATTAAAGTTGCCGAGACAAAAGCAAACCAGCTTACTGCAGAATACTCTAAAATTGACCCTGCTTTGAATAATTATATTACAGCAAAGATAAATGAACCATTGCTGGATAAAATTCAGGCGGAACTTGCTGACATAGAAATTAAAAAACAGATTGCTATCTCCGATGTAAAAAATGCAACAGTCAGAGCACAGATTGAAAAAGATGCTGATAATAAAAAAGCTGCTTTACAGAATGAATACGACAGACAGATTGAAATATTAAGAAAAAGTGTTGACGCTGTTACGCCTCAGAACAGAGCCGATTTATCTAATGACTTGCTGAAATCACAAATCGATTTACGTGCTTTAAGAACTAAACAAAACGCAATACAGTCTATTATCAGAAGATATGATGCTAAATTTAATGAATTACCATCCAATGTTATAGAATACGCAAAGCTTGAAAGAAATAAAACAGCTGCGGAAAAACTATACACAACTTTAGAAGGAAAATATCAGGAAGCGCTTATAAATGAACGTTCACGATTAGGTAATGCATCTATAATTGACCCGGGTACAGATAATTACGGACCTATCGGACCGAACAGAATACGATTAATACTTATCGGTACATCTGTCGGGCTCGCATTAGGTTTATTATTCACATTTGCGTTAGATAAATTTGATAAGACCATTAAAACTCCTGAAGAGTTAGAAAACAAAGGTGTCAGTGTTCTTTGCTGGATTCCTTCAATTGAAGAACTTGACATTTCAAATTCGCCTCACCGGGAATTCCTCATGGGTGAAAAGAGCAAATCAAATATTTCCGAATCCTTCAAAGCGCTCAGAACAAGATTGCAGTTTTCAAAACTTGAAGAAAAACCGCTTAAGTCTATTCTGATAACTTCATCGATACCTTCTGAAGGTAAAACGACTGTGTCTGTTAATCTTGCGGGAAGTTTTGCTCTTGCAAATAAGAAGACACTTATACTTGACTGTGACTTAAGAAAACCTAGAACACATACAATATTCGATTTAGAAAGATACCCGGGATTGAGTGATTATCTTTTTTCTAACTGTACACTGGAAGAAATTACAAGACCGCTTGATATACCGAATTTATTTATGATTACGGCAGGTACCATTCCTCCGAATCCGTCTGAAATTCTTGGTTCCACACAAATGAAGAAATTCATGGCTAAGCTTGAAGAAATTTATGATGTAATAATAGTTGACTCACCGCCTTTTATCAGCGTTACAGATGCAGAAATACTTTACAATATTACAGATGGAACAATTCTTGTTGCCCAATCTAATAAAACAATCAAAAGAGCGTTCTACAGCGCCTATCAAAGATTAACTTCTGTTAACAAACATAACTTATTAGGTGTAGTACTAAATAATTTCAAGTATAAAGCATCCTACGGATACTATTACGAATATTATTATTACTACTCACAAAGCCAAAAGAGTGTGACTTCAAAGAAAAAGGGAGATAAGGTATAAGCCTTATCTCTTCTTTTTCCACTATTCATTAGTAATACATCAAACTTATCTCACGTATTTTCTTAGTTTGAACAAACTATCAGAAAAAATTTCAATTAAATTTACACCTAAATGTTCTCAAAAAAAGCATTATTAATTACCGGTGGCACCGGTTCATTCGGCAAGGCTTTTGTAAAAACTATATTAGAAAAATGGCCTGATATACAAAGACTCGTAATTTTTTCCCGCGATGAGCAGAAACAATTTGTAATGGCTCAGGATTATCCTGAAGACAAATATCCTATGATAAGATTTTTTATAGGTGATGTAAGGGATTACAGCAGATTGAAACGGGCTCTTGAAGGCATAGATTACGTTGTGCATGCTGCTGCAATGAAGCACGTTCCTATTGCAGAATACAATCCGGATGAATGCATTAAGACTAATATCATAGGGGCAGAAAATCTTATTAATGCATGTTTACAAGCTAATGTACAGAAAGTTGTTGCGCTCTCAACAGATAAGGCAGCAGCTCCGATAAATTTATACGGAGCAACCAAACTTGTTTCTGATAAACTTTTCATAGCAGCAAATAATATAAAAGGATGGAAGCCGATTACATTTTCAGTAGTAAGATACGGTAACGTAATGGGTTCAAACGGTTCTGTTATTCCTTTCTTCCTTAAAAAACAAAAAGACAAAGTACTTCCTATAACAGATCCCAACATGACAAGATTTAATATAAGTCTTGCTGAAGGTGTTGATATGGTGCTTCATGCATTTGAAACCGCATGGGGCGGAGAAATTTTTGTTCCGAAAATACCATCGTACAGAATAACGGACGTAGCCACAGCTATAGGTCCTGATTGCGAACAGAAAATTGTAGGAATAAGACCCGGAGAAAAGATTCATGAAGAAATGATTACTACATCAGATTCATTTTATACTTACGATTTAGGAAAGTATTATACTATAATTCCATCTACACCAAGATGGAATGTGGATGATTTTATAGCGAAATTCAGCGCAAAGAAAGTAGAACCTGAATTTAAATACAACTCAGGTGAGAACGACGATTGGCTGACGGTAGAACAAATAAGAAGTTTAATAAAAAAACATGTTGAATCAGAATTTGAAAATTAATAATGAGTGAACTTAAAGATAAAAAGATAATTAACTCCGGCCCGATTCCTTACGGAAGACAAAACATAACTGCTGACGATATTAATGCCGTGACAGATGTATTAAAATCAGATTATCTGACACAAGGTCCGAAGATAGCTGAGTTTGAAAATAACTTTGCAGAATATATCGGAGCTAAGTATGCTGTAGCGGTGGCTAACGGAACAGCTGCATTGCATTTGTGCGCATTAGCTCTTAATGTAAAACCCGGAGACAAAGTAATTACCACACCTATAACATTTGCTGCTTCTGCAAACTGTGTAAGATATTGCGGCGGTGAAATTATTTTTGCAGATATAGACCCGGAGACATATTTAATAAATGAAAACTCTGTAAGAAAAATTTTAGAAAGCGAACCAAAAGGTTCAGTTAAAGGAATTATTCCCGTTGATTTTGCCGGAAGACCCGTTAACCTTGAAAAAATTAAGAGAATTGCCGAAGAGTATAATCTTTGGATAATAGAAGATGCTTGTCATGCCCCGGGAGGATATTTTACCGATAGCGCCGATACAAAACAATTTTGTGGTAACGGTAATTTTGCTGATCTTGCAATTTTTTCATTCCACCCTGTAAAACATATAGCTTGCGGTGAAGGCGGAATGATAACAACTAACAATAAAGAGCTTTACGATAACCTTTTAATGTTAAGATCTCACGGCATTACAAGAGATGTTGATTTATTTGAAAACTCAGTGAACGAAGCATCAGGTTTTTTTAATAATGAAGAGAATACAAATGATTACCCGGGTTGGTACATGGAAATGCAGCAGCTGGGGTACAATTACCGCCTTACAGATTTTCAGGCAGCGCTTGGTACTTCACAGTTGAAGAGAGCAGATGAAGGTCTTGCAAGAAGAAGAGAAATTGCAGCGCAGTACTTTGAAGCATTTAAAAACACCGGCTGCATTAAAGGCCAGTCAGGTGTTGTTGAAGGACATGGTTATCATTTATATATAATAGAAGCAGAAGACAGATTAGGTCTGTATAATTATCTGCGTGAGAATGATATTTTTGCACAGGTACATTACGTTCCGACTCACTTAATGCCTTATTATAAAAAATTCGGATGGAAGCAAGGTGATATGCCTTTTGCTGAAAGCTACTATCAGAATTGCCTGAGTCTTCCTATGTATCCCACACTGACAAACGAGCAGCAAAACTTTGTAATACAGACAGTATTTGATTTCTATAAAAAATGACCCCTGCATTAAAAACTTCCAAACTTGCTTTAGGCACAGTACAATTTGGATTTAAATATGGTATAAGTAATACTTACGGTCAGACTTCTCTCAAAGAAATAGGTGAAATTCTTAAACTAGCTTTTGATAACGGGATAAGAACTATTGATACAGCAAGACATTATGGAACAAGCGAAGAGAATCTCGGTAATTTTAAATTAGACGATTATAATATAGTATCAAAATATTTTGATACTAATGATGAAAAGACACTGAGACAATCTCTGGATGAATCTCTCAAAAGTTTAAAGCAAAAAAGTTTATACGGATATATTGCTCACAGTACTTCCACATTGTTTGAGCATCCTGAACTCTGGGACATTTTAAATCAGTTAAAAGCAGAAGGTCTGGTTCAAAAAATTGGAGCTTCTATGTATGCTCCTCAAGAGCTTAAAATGCTTTTAGATAAAAAAATGGTTCCGGATCTGATACAAATTCCTTTCAATATTATAGATAACAGGTTCGAACCTTACTTCCCTATCTTAAAAAGTTACGGAACGGAAATACATACACGTTCTGCTTTTTTACAGGGAATTTTTTTTATGGATTACAACAAACTTAATTCATACTTTAGCGAGCTTGTTCCATTCCTTAAAGAACTAAACTCAAATTTTCCTGATTCAAATTCTAAAGCAGGCTTTCTTTTAAATCATTGCGTTAGCAATAACAATATTGATAAGGTTGTAATCGGGGTAAATAATGCAGAGCAACTATCCCAAAATATAAATTCACTGCAGCAGGAAATTCCCTCCGTGAATTTCAGTACCGATTTGAGAATTTCAGAAAAAATATTATTGCCATCTAACTGGCCGCAAAATTAAAAATGAATTATCCACCCACTATAGATTTAACGAATAAAGTAATAATTGTTTCCGGAGGATATGGACATCTCGGCAAATCAATAGTAAAAGGTCTGCTCCTTCACAATGCTATAGTAATTGTAGCGGGCAGAAGCAAAGAAAAATACGATGATATCTTAAAAGAGCTTGATGAAAAACATTTAGTAAATGTTTCCTTTCAGGAATTTGATATATCTGACAGCAAATCAATTCAAAAAGGATTTGAAACAGTTTTTAATAAACACGGAAGGATAAATGTACTTGTTAATAATGCTTGCTACCTTGAAGGTCAAAATCCTGAAACAATGACGGATGAAGAATGGCAGTCTGGGGTTACAGGAACATTATCAAGCGCCTTTTGGTGCACAAGAGATATAATTCCATATTTAAGGAAAAGCAGTCCTGCATCAATCATTAATGTTTCATCAATGTATGGAGTTATTGCTCCTGATTTTCAAGTGTACGACGAATCCCCTGCTTATTTAAATCCTCCGCATTACGGAGCGGCGAAGGCAGGCTTATTACAATTAACAAGATATTATGCCAGTTATCTCGGAAAAGAAAACATAAGGGTTAACTCAGTTACTCCGGGACCATTTCCATCTAAAGAAGTTCAAAAGGATAAAGTTTTTGTTGATAAACTTGCAAACAAGACACACCTAAAAAGAATTGGAGAGCCCGAAGACATTGCAGGGGCATTTGTTTTCCTTGCATCTGACGCAGCAGCTTTTATAACCGGACAAAATATAGTCGTCGATGGCGGCTGGACAGCAATTTAAAAAAATTTTCACTACATGATTTATAATATACTAGAAGTCGCAAATTCCCATGGTGGAAATTTTGATTATCTACTTTCACTGATAGAAGAATTCAGTGAATACAAAGGCTACGGCATGAAGTTTCAACCGCTGCATCCTGATATGCTTTCAACTGAAGACTATGAGGGATATCCTATTTACAAAGAATTGATGTTTACTCCCGAACAATGGGAAAAGATTTTATCAAAAGCTAATGAAACAAAAGAAATCTGGCTGGACTTATTTGATCTGTACGGAGTTGAAGTATTTGTAAAAAACAGAGATGTTGTGAAGGGAATAAAATTTCAATCTTCAGTTTTATACAATGACGTTTTATTGAATGAGTTATCAAAACATAAACTCAAAAATATAAATCTTGTAATCAATGTAAGCGGATATGAAATAGAGCAGATACAGGAAAGAATTAATTCTCTCAATGAAAGATTAGAACCCAAAGAAATTTTGCTTGAAGTCGGATTCCAGGCTTATCCTACTTCCCTTTTAGATTCGGGATTTGTAAAAATTCAGACATTAAAAAATATTTTCCCCAACAGAATTGTATTTGCCGACCATGCTGCGGGAGAAAGCGAAGATTCTATCTGGCTTCCTGTTGTAGCTGCTTTAAACGGCGCTGATGTAATTGAAAAACATATTAAGCACAGCAGTCTAGAAACAAAGTACGACCATTTCTCAGCAATAGATATCGACAGGTATAGAAAATTTACAGCCAATCTTGAAAATTATTTAGATTTAAAAAACCGTCCTTTCATTAACGAAAAGGAAAAAGAGTATTTAAGAAATTCAATACAGGTACCGATTTGTAAATCCGGTCTGGAAGCAGGTCAATTGATTAACACTTCAACTGATTTGGATTTCAAACGTTCCGGAAAACCCGGATTGAATGCTTTGCAAATTAAAGAGCTTGTTGAATCTTTTCATATCCTTGCAGTTCCTAAAAAAGCAGGTGATACTTTTTTAAAAGAAGATTTTAAAAAAGCAACGATAGCAATTATAATAGCATGCAGATTAAAATCTGCAAGGCTGCCTAAAAAGGCATTACAAAAAATCGGCAATCTTCCTTCTGTGCAAAAATGTATAAAAAGCTGTCTTAATATTTCATCAATTAATCATGTAATACTTGCAACATCAACATTAGAAGAAGATGCCGAATTAAAAGACCATACTTACAGATCTGATGTAATATTTCACAAGGGAGACCCTGATGATGTAATACAAAGATATCTTGATATAGCTGATAAATTGCACATTGATGTTATTATAAGAGTCACAGCTGACAGCCCGTTTACATCTCAGGAATTTGCAGATTATCTTTTACATGAGCATTTTAATTCGGGTGCAGATTACACTGCGGCTGTAAAATCTGCTTTAGGTGCAGATGTGGAAGTGATAAATACTCAGGCACTTCATAAAGTTAAAAATCATTTCAAGAGAGCGGACTATTCAGAATACATGACATGGTATTTCCAAAACAATCCTGAGCATTTCAAACTCCACATTACTAATTTACCTGAGGAGTGGGTAAGAGATTACAGACTTACTTTAGATTACCCCGAAGATCTTGAATTATTTAATAAGATAGATGCTGAACTTAGTAAAGAAGATCCTGAGTACGGCACAAAAGAAGTGATTGCTTTACTTGATAGGACAGATCTTTCAAAAATAAATCAGCACATTACTCAAAGATACGTTGTTGATAAAGAATTGATTGATACGCTTAATGAAGTTACGAAGATTAAGTAATGAAAATTGCATTCATTACAGACGGCAACAACACGCTTGGAATGGGACACGTTTATCAGGCAATTACATTGGTAAGCTTCCTGAAAGAAGCTGAGAGTTCACTGCAAATATTTTTTCTGACTAAGAGTGATACACATGTAATTGATTTATTAAAAAAATCCGGATGCGGAGTTACTTATTGCAAAGATGATGAAGCAATTTTTGAAATCTTAAAAAAAGAATCTCCGGATAGAGTTATCTTCGATAAGCTGGATGTTGCTCCTTCTCTTGCTCAAAAGATAAAAGAAGAATTAAAGGTTAAGCTCGTCATTTTAACAAATCTGACCGATGCTAATAAATATGCCGATGTAACAGTAATGGCCGGCATGGGAAGTAACTTTCAGAATATATATTCTAAAGATAAAACCACTGGACAGGTACAATTCTGGGGACCAAAATACTGGCTCCTAAGATCTGAATTTTACGAATACACTAAGACAACAAACAGAGAACAACCTGTCAAAAATATTATGCTAATTTTCGGCGGTGCCGATCAGGCTAATTTATCTACTCATGTTACAGATGCCCTGTTTAAGTCCGGTGAAGTTTATAATATTACAATAGTGCTTGGTTCAGCATTTGAAAATTATGATGAGTTGAATAATGTTCTGGAAAACAATAAGCAATCAGAAACAAAGGTAAATATTCTCAAAGGAT contains:
- a CDS encoding DegT/DnrJ/EryC1/StrS family aminotransferase — protein: MAEEKRIIKISEPVLGEEEWLAVKEPLNSGWLTQGPKVREFEENFAARHQVKHAVAVTSATTALHIAVAALDIKPGDEVIVPAFTWVATSNAVLYQGAKVVFADIDTSTFNINTDDLKKKITNKTKAIIPVHLFGLCSEMDKILEIAGDIPIIEDAACASGASYKGKSAGSMGNLGCFSFHPRKSVTTGEGGMVTTNNDSLADKLRKLRNHGASSSEEERYNGPKPYLMPDFNLLGFNYRMTDIQAAIGIVQLKKLDKFIDERARWAEFYIEKLSAIDWISTPSFSNDYKHGWQSFVIMVDENKSPVTRNKIMEYLQDNGISTRPGTHAVHMLNYYSKLYGIKPEDYPNAKKANDCSIALPLHNKMTELDYEYTIHHLNKVNNSRF
- a CDS encoding polysaccharide biosynthesis tyrosine autokinase, with translation MDNSNNNTNEKINSTLDSENSEEVRRYLFILLQNKYLIISLIVVGFLTTFLYSKNLRDIYESKVTIKIEKPQGNVLDEFRMQEFGQEKTYISNQIALIKSYIVRNMAAQSLLDTLRKEKVYKSFSHLVRYKEKDTIVINELALRELLSKIVDVTNPKGVDNLEISVKGSYFKENQLIAYTMANSYIQYNLDMSRAQLTSIRKLLEEEKKKKFDELSLAEGNLEDYEKRTGIVSMEQNVTNLISNSSELQALKNSTDIEIKVAETKANQLTAEYSKIDPALNNYITAKINEPLLDKIQAELADIEIKKQIAISDVKNATVRAQIEKDADNKKAALQNEYDRQIEILRKSVDAVTPQNRADLSNDLLKSQIDLRALRTKQNAIQSIIRRYDAKFNELPSNVIEYAKLERNKTAAEKLYTTLEGKYQEALINERSRLGNASIIDPGTDNYGPIGPNRIRLILIGTSVGLALGLLFTFALDKFDKTIKTPEELENKGVSVLCWIPSIEELDISNSPHREFLMGEKSKSNISESFKALRTRLQFSKLEEKPLKSILITSSIPSEGKTTVSVNLAGSFALANKKTLILDCDLRKPRTHTIFDLERYPGLSDYLFSNCTLEEITRPLDIPNLFMITAGTIPPNPSEILGSTQMKKFMAKLEEIYDVIIVDSPPFISVTDAEILYNITDGTILVAQSNKTIKRAFYSAYQRLTSVNKHNLLGVVLNNFKYKASYGYYYEYYYYYSQSQKSVTSKKKGDKV
- the pseB gene encoding UDP-N-acetylglucosamine 4,6-dehydratase (inverting); this translates as MFSKKALLITGGTGSFGKAFVKTILEKWPDIQRLVIFSRDEQKQFVMAQDYPEDKYPMIRFFIGDVRDYSRLKRALEGIDYVVHAAAMKHVPIAEYNPDECIKTNIIGAENLINACLQANVQKVVALSTDKAAAPINLYGATKLVSDKLFIAANNIKGWKPITFSVVRYGNVMGSNGSVIPFFLKKQKDKVLPITDPNMTRFNISLAEGVDMVLHAFETAWGGEIFVPKIPSYRITDVATAIGPDCEQKIVGIRPGEKIHEEMITTSDSFYTYDLGKYYTIIPSTPRWNVDDFIAKFSAKKVEPEFKYNSGENDDWLTVEQIRSLIKKHVESEFEN
- the pseC gene encoding UDP-4-amino-4,6-dideoxy-N-acetyl-beta-L-altrosamine transaminase; this encodes MSELKDKKIINSGPIPYGRQNITADDINAVTDVLKSDYLTQGPKIAEFENNFAEYIGAKYAVAVANGTAALHLCALALNVKPGDKVITTPITFAASANCVRYCGGEIIFADIDPETYLINENSVRKILESEPKGSVKGIIPVDFAGRPVNLEKIKRIAEEYNLWIIEDACHAPGGYFTDSADTKQFCGNGNFADLAIFSFHPVKHIACGEGGMITTNNKELYDNLLMLRSHGITRDVDLFENSVNEASGFFNNEENTNDYPGWYMEMQQLGYNYRLTDFQAALGTSQLKRADEGLARRREIAAQYFEAFKNTGCIKGQSGVVEGHGYHLYIIEAEDRLGLYNYLRENDIFAQVHYVPTHLMPYYKKFGWKQGDMPFAESYYQNCLSLPMYPTLTNEQQNFVIQTVFDFYKK
- a CDS encoding aldo/keto reductase, which translates into the protein MTPALKTSKLALGTVQFGFKYGISNTYGQTSLKEIGEILKLAFDNGIRTIDTARHYGTSEENLGNFKLDDYNIVSKYFDTNDEKTLRQSLDESLKSLKQKSLYGYIAHSTSTLFEHPELWDILNQLKAEGLVQKIGASMYAPQELKMLLDKKMVPDLIQIPFNIIDNRFEPYFPILKSYGTEIHTRSAFLQGIFFMDYNKLNSYFSELVPFLKELNSNFPDSNSKAGFLLNHCVSNNNIDKVVIGVNNAEQLSQNINSLQQEIPSVNFSTDLRISEKILLPSNWPQN
- a CDS encoding SDR family oxidoreductase, whose protein sequence is MNYPPTIDLTNKVIIVSGGYGHLGKSIVKGLLLHNAIVIVAGRSKEKYDDILKELDEKHLVNVSFQEFDISDSKSIQKGFETVFNKHGRINVLVNNACYLEGQNPETMTDEEWQSGVTGTLSSAFWCTRDIIPYLRKSSPASIINVSSMYGVIAPDFQVYDESPAYLNPPHYGAAKAGLLQLTRYYASYLGKENIRVNSVTPGPFPSKEVQKDKVFVDKLANKTHLKRIGEPEDIAGAFVFLASDAAAFITGQNIVVDGGWTAI
- a CDS encoding N-acetylneuraminate synthase family protein, giving the protein MIYNILEVANSHGGNFDYLLSLIEEFSEYKGYGMKFQPLHPDMLSTEDYEGYPIYKELMFTPEQWEKILSKANETKEIWLDLFDLYGVEVFVKNRDVVKGIKFQSSVLYNDVLLNELSKHKLKNINLVINVSGYEIEQIQERINSLNERLEPKEILLEVGFQAYPTSLLDSGFVKIQTLKNIFPNRIVFADHAAGESEDSIWLPVVAALNGADVIEKHIKHSSLETKYDHFSAIDIDRYRKFTANLENYLDLKNRPFINEKEKEYLRNSIQVPICKSGLEAGQLINTSTDLDFKRSGKPGLNALQIKELVESFHILAVPKKAGDTFLKEDFKKATIAIIIACRLKSARLPKKALQKIGNLPSVQKCIKSCLNISSINHVILATSTLEEDAELKDHTYRSDVIFHKGDPDDVIQRYLDIADKLHIDVIIRVTADSPFTSQEFADYLLHEHFNSGADYTAAVKSALGADVEVINTQALHKVKNHFKRADYSEYMTWYFQNNPEHFKLHITNLPEEWVRDYRLTLDYPEDLELFNKIDAELSKEDPEYGTKEVIALLDRTDLSKINQHITQRYVVDKELIDTLNEVTKIK